AACGATCCTATAATTGTTTACCAGGGTTTTTCTATTCATGGAAATGAACCCAGCGGGTCAAACGCTTCATTAGCAGTTGCATATTATCTGGCAGCTTCTGATTCACCCGAAACAGTAGATTTGCTAAAAAATACGGTTATCTTATTTGACCCTAGTTTTAACCCGGACGGATTGCAGCGTTTTGCTTATTGGGCAAATACAAATAAAAGTAGGAATATAAATCCGGACCCAAATGATCGGGAATACAGAGAGGTATGGCCAAGAGGGAGGACGAATCATTATTGGTTTGATATGAATCGAGATTGGTTGCCTGTTCAGTTACCGGAATCGGGAGCCAGAATAGAAACTTTCCATAAATGGCTGCCAAACATTTTGACAGACCATCATGAAATGGGTTCTAATGCCACCTTCTTTTTTCAGCCGGGAATTCAGAGCAGAACCCATCCGCTAACACCAAAAATGAACCAGGAGCTCACTCGCGAAATTGCTCGTTTTCATGCAAAAGCACTGGACAAAATAGGCTCTCAATATTATTCCGAAGAGAGTTTCGATGATTTCTATTATGGTAAAGGATCTACTTTTCCTGATATTAATGGAAGTATTGGTATTTTGTTTGAACAAGGAAGTTCTCGCGGGCATGCTCAGGAAACTGATAATGGACTACTGACATTTCCTTTTACTATCAGGAATCAATATACGACTGCAATGTCTACTCTAAATGCTGCAAAAAATATGCGTATAAAAATCTTGAAATACCAGCAAGATTTTTATGCCAAAGCAAAATCCGAATCTTCAAAAACGAAGGCAATTGTTTTTGGAAATGAAAAGGATGGAGCAAAAACATATCATCTGGCAGAAATTTTAAAAAGACATCACATAAAATTTCATCATATAAAAGCTGATTTTTCTGCCAATGGAAAGCGTTTCAAGAAAGGCTATAGTTATATTGTGCCAATGAATCAAAAAAATCAACGCTTGGTAAAAGCTATGTTTGATGTACGAACTCAATTTCAGGATAGTCTGTTTTATGATGTATCCGCATGGAGTTTTCATCATGCTTTTGGGGTTGATTTTGCAGAAAATATTTCTCTTCATAAAGCCGGAGATGAGGTAAAAGATTTGAAATTTCATAACGGCAGCATTAACAAAAGCAATTACGGTTATTTAATGCCCTGGAATGAATACTATACACCTAAGGTTTTAAATGCTATCTTAAAAAAAGGAATCCGGGCAAAAGTAGCCATGAAAAGTTTTAAAAATGGTAATACTTCTTATGATTACGGGACTATTTTTATCCCTGTTCAAAATCAAAAATTAGATGCTGACCGTCTGTTCCATTTTTTAGAGAAAGTAGCTCAAGAGGGGCATCTGAAAATAGATGGTGTTACTACAGGTTGGAATGAGGGTATTGATTTAGGTAGCAATAATTTTAAAAACATAAAGCTGCCTAAAGTAGCCATATTGGTCGGCAATGGTATTTTTGGGAACGATGCCGGTGAGGTTTGGCATTTATTAGATCAGCGATATGATATGCATCTCACCAAATTAGATATGAGCTATTTCAACAAAATAGATATTAGCAAATACACTGCAATTGTAGTTCCGAATAGTAGTACTATTGATGCCAGCAGTATTAAAAAATTGAAAGCATGGGTTCGCAACGGCGGAATCTTAATTGGGTATAGGAATGCTGTAAGATGGTTGCATAAACAAAAGTTTATCAAACTGACATTGGACAAAGCAAAAACGGATACCGTGAAAAATGTTTCTTTTGAAAACAAATCCAAACAGACAGGGGCGCAGGTTATTGGCGGAGCTATTTTTGAAGCAGCTATCGATCGTTCTCACCCTGTTAATTTCGGATATAAAAACAATCGGATTGCTTTATTCAGAAATACAACCGTATTTATAAAAGCAGCTAAAAAGAGTTATAACAACCCCATTCAGTATACACAAAATCCGCTGTTAAGCGGTTATATTTCCAAAGAGAATGCCAAAGTCATTAAAAATACGGTTCCTTTTAAAGTGCAGCGAATGGGTAAAGGACGTGTCATTGTATTTACGGACAATACCAATTTTAGAGCTTTTTGGTATGGAACCAATAAATTATTAATGAATGCTATTTTCTTTGGAGATAAGATGTAAATACAGTTGAAAAGTTCCAAGTTTAAAATATCTAAGATCGCTTTCATACTTTTCAACTATATTAGGTATTCAATACATCTTAAAAAATCAGATAAGTACTTAGTACCAGCAAGGCAATAATAATACCGGCTACCAGTGTATGCTTCCATGGAGTAATATCTACGTTTTTCGTAATCTTTGGTTCATACGGGGTTGTCTTGGGTCTTATTTTACCCATCACTAACATAAATACCATGTTTACTAAAAACAAGATGCCCATGACATGCAAATAATGAGGGTAGGCTTCTGCTTTGATAATGCTCAGTTCTTTTGCATCAGCAATACCATTTGCCATGGCAGCTTCAACGGTAGTTCCTCTAAAATATGGTTCCAGAATGATTAGGCTTATTATATATAATATGACCCCGGCAATCATCACAATTTTAGCTCCTATAGCCGGAACTTTTTTGGTAAACATCCCCACCAAAACGACTGCCAAAATAGGAACACTCAGGCTGCCTAATGATTGCTGTATATAGCTAAATAAACCATCAGGTGCATGCATGATAAACGGCGCAATAGTCATAGAAACAATTCCAAGTACCAGTCCAAATCTCTTTCCTGCTTTTACCGTTTGAAACTCGGTAGCATCTTTTTTGAAAAATTGCCTGAAAAGGTCAACACCAAAAAGTGTTGCGCTACTGTTGAGAAGGCTATTGAAAGAACTTAAAACCGATCCGAAAAGCACTGCTGCAAAAAAACCTGTAAAGGCTCCGGGCAACACTTCTTTTACCAAAGCAGGGTAAGCCTGATCAGGATTTGTAAGATTTCCATCAAAATAGTGCCAGGCAATGATTCCCGGTAAAACGACAATCACCGGAATCAGAAATTTTATCAAAGCAGCAAGTAGCATCCCTTTCTGACCTTCTTTTAAACTTTTGGCAGCAAATACTCTCTGTAAAATCGATTGGTTGGTTCCCCAGTAATAGATTTGAGCAATCATCATTCCGGTAAAAACCGTACCAAAAGGAATGGAAGAATCTATGGCTCCTTGCATTTCAAACTTATCAGGATTTTTGCTGAATAGCTCACTAAGACCATTTCCAATACTGTCATCTCCTATCAAAAGCAATCCGAAAATTGGAATGAGCAATCCACCTACCAAAAGCCCAATGGCGTTGATTAGATCTGAAACTGCTACGGCTTTCAACCCTCCGAAAATCGCATAAATAATTCCGATAATTCCAATTGCCCAAACACAAATCCAAATAACTGCTTGGTCCGATATACCTAAAACCGCAGGCAAATCAAACATGGTACTAAAGGCTAAAGAACCGGAATATAGAATGGTCGGTAACAAAACAATTCCGTAAGCTAACAAGAATAGTATGGAAAGTATAGACTTTGTGTTTGCATCAAAACGGGTTTCTATAAATTCCGGAATGGTTGTAATACCGGATCGCATATATTTTGGAAGTAAAAACAAAGCTCCAAAAATAATGGCAATTGCAGCCAGTGTTTCCCAGGCCATCACCATAATGCCTTCTTTAAAAGCACTGGCATTGAGCCCTACAATCTGTTCTGCTGATAAATTGGTTAGTAGTAGCGATCCTGCAATAGTGATTGCGCCGAGGCTTCTACCCCCTAAAAAATACCCATCTGCCGATTTTTCATTTGTTTTTCTCGTTGCATACCAGGCAATGAATGCTACTAATAGGGTGAATCCTAAAAAAGAAAGAGTTGTTATCATTATATTAATTAAGTGTTTTTATTGGTTTTTTTAGTGTATTACCTAAATGTATCTTCTTGAAAAAAATTATCGAATCAGATATTAACACTTTCAGGCAACTCATTTAAACTTGTCAAATTATACAATTATTTATGTAAAATGAAATTAATATTAAAAAAAATGATTTTTTATTTTTT
This window of the Flavobacteriaceae bacterium genome carries:
- a CDS encoding zinc carboxypeptidase; the encoded protein is MKKLLFFTILLFTISITNAQKIDISYYIPGDESYNATIPTPKSIIGHEVGEWHITHDKLVTYMKALAKTSDRISIETRGHTYEGRPLLLLTITAPENHRRLEAIRKHHIAGTNDTSIDVSNDPIIVYQGFSIHGNEPSGSNASLAVAYYLAASDSPETVDLLKNTVILFDPSFNPDGLQRFAYWANTNKSRNINPDPNDREYREVWPRGRTNHYWFDMNRDWLPVQLPESGARIETFHKWLPNILTDHHEMGSNATFFFQPGIQSRTHPLTPKMNQELTREIARFHAKALDKIGSQYYSEESFDDFYYGKGSTFPDINGSIGILFEQGSSRGHAQETDNGLLTFPFTIRNQYTTAMSTLNAAKNMRIKILKYQQDFYAKAKSESSKTKAIVFGNEKDGAKTYHLAEILKRHHIKFHHIKADFSANGKRFKKGYSYIVPMNQKNQRLVKAMFDVRTQFQDSLFYDVSAWSFHHAFGVDFAENISLHKAGDEVKDLKFHNGSINKSNYGYLMPWNEYYTPKVLNAILKKGIRAKVAMKSFKNGNTSYDYGTIFIPVQNQKLDADRLFHFLEKVAQEGHLKIDGVTTGWNEGIDLGSNNFKNIKLPKVAILVGNGIFGNDAGEVWHLLDQRYDMHLTKLDMSYFNKIDISKYTAIVVPNSSTIDASSIKKLKAWVRNGGILIGYRNAVRWLHKQKFIKLTLDKAKTDTVKNVSFENKSKQTGAQVIGGAIFEAAIDRSHPVNFGYKNNRIALFRNTTVFIKAAKKSYNNPIQYTQNPLLSGYISKENAKVIKNTVPFKVQRMGKGRVIVFTDNTNFRAFWYGTNKLLMNAIFFGDKM
- a CDS encoding solute:sodium symporter family transporter; the protein is MITTLSFLGFTLLVAFIAWYATRKTNEKSADGYFLGGRSLGAITIAGSLLLTNLSAEQIVGLNASAFKEGIMVMAWETLAAIAIIFGALFLLPKYMRSGITTIPEFIETRFDANTKSILSILFLLAYGIVLLPTILYSGSLAFSTMFDLPAVLGISDQAVIWICVWAIGIIGIIYAIFGGLKAVAVSDLINAIGLLVGGLLIPIFGLLLIGDDSIGNGLSELFSKNPDKFEMQGAIDSSIPFGTVFTGMMIAQIYYWGTNQSILQRVFAAKSLKEGQKGMLLAALIKFLIPVIVVLPGIIAWHYFDGNLTNPDQAYPALVKEVLPGAFTGFFAAVLFGSVLSSFNSLLNSSATLFGVDLFRQFFKKDATEFQTVKAGKRFGLVLGIVSMTIAPFIMHAPDGLFSYIQQSLGSLSVPILAVVLVGMFTKKVPAIGAKIVMIAGVILYIISLIILEPYFRGTTVEAAMANGIADAKELSIIKAEAYPHYLHVMGILFLVNMVFMLVMGKIRPKTTPYEPKITKNVDITPWKHTLVAGIIIALLVLSTYLIF